gttggCTAGTTTATTcaccagataaatgtgaggggtcgtgagatgattaatggaagaggaaagaataaaaaatcaGTTCTGACACACCaatctgtttttagtttttggactttttctctaatctttgatttttgctgaaatattggatcatttgaacatttattgaaattaagttgtaaatcatcatctttaacaatgtgctGTATTTTAAAACCTTGTTATATTATCAATTGTGTGAAATCTTCATCTGACAAGTAACTAAATCTGTgaaataaatgcagtggagtacaatattttcctctgaaatgtagtggagtggaagtataaaatatcatcaaattgtacttaagtacagtacttgagtaaatgttcttagttactttccaccactgccagAACAGTTTCTAAAATCACACAGTTGTATTAAAGAATTAAGTATTAAACAATGATAACCTCACAGAAAatagtgattgattgattatctgATTGTTTTCCCTGCAGATAAGcagctttgttttcttcattataTCTCCCATCATGCTCTACCTGCTGCACCCTTATGCCAAAGAGAGGAACCTGGCGATCCACATAGTCTGGATCATGATGATATTTGTAGGTCAGTggataatttttttgttttggttccGTTTACAGAGTTTCACCAGGATGATGTATTACATATCACTCCCCCATGACTTTATGCTAAAGTTTTTAAAGCAAAGAATTTCACAATGCAGTACAGAGTCAAAATATAGCTGCGTTTCTGCACATACACAGTGGCGTCTGCCTCTCAAGGAACTACTACAAATGTGAtagctgttattagtcttttgAGCAATTTCTGAACAAACTATCTAAATTCAAATTCTTTGTCGTGGACGAACATATCACCCAGTGTCATACTGTTGCTAATAAATGTAGTAAATCACCCACCATATCCTTTAAGAGGTAAAATTAtccacaagaaaaaaagaaacgttAAGAGGAAAGTccataaaaatgaacataaattTGTGTAACTGAAGcatgttttttgtctgtcttcTCCTGTTAATCATTTCATGACCCCCTGTGGATCCTCAGCCTGGGAAACAATGCTTCagacaataataaatatgaaccCCAACAGTGCTCAACCAGTCAGATTTAGATTTTACATTCTCTCTatgtctcccttttttttttagccccTATGTGTTTTGTTACTATTGATTAAAAATTAGATGTTAACTTGCTCTGTCTTCTTTGCAGGGCTCTTCTCAGCCTACTTCCACATGACTCTCAGTTTCGTTGGCCAGATGCTGGATGAGCTGTCAATCCTATGGGTGTTGGCGATGGGATATTCTATCTGGTTCCCCCGCAAACTCTTCCCCTCTTTTATAAAAGACAGGTAATGTTACATCAATCAACCCAATGCCACAGACTGATTTATGTTTACATAGACTATTCTAacctctttgtttctgtctttatctTCCTGTGTGATTAAGCATTCACACAAAGCTTAATTATCCTttaataagacaaaaataatgCGTTTTTTCTGAGGCACGACACTCTGAAACCTAACCTGAGTAAGCTGAGGGGCCCGTCTTGACAGCTCTAATTGGACTCATTGTCAAAGAGGCACAATATGGTGCTGTTGTCTTTGCCTTAATGTGAGAGAAAGGGGCTTGTAAGAATGGTGCTCCACCCAAcctgtgtaaatatttaaccaggaggtggggggaaaaaaattaattaaatattgatgAGCACCTCAAAAGAATCCCATAACCCTGACCTGATACCCTCTCACTGTCTTCCCAGTTTTTCAAAGTAATGGTCCTCATGaattcttcctctttctttttgacCAAAGATCAACATTTTCGCGGCTCGTCCTGGTGATTGCTATCATCACCACATTGTCATCGTTTGTCAAACCGACCGCCAATGCCTACGCTCTGAACTGCTTTGGCCTCCACCTGCTTTATACTCTGGCTGTGGAGATGAGATGGTAAGATAACACCGGTGTTTCAATGAGCTGTAATTGGGGCAGTTTTGATTTCCTTTGATCACCaattctgtctctttctcagcTGCACGGACCAGAAGGTTCTGCGTTTGGCAAAGCTGTCAGTGGCTCTGTGGGTGCTGGCCATCTCCTGCTGGATTAGTGACCGTTTTGGCTGCAGTTTCTGGCAGAGGCTAAACTTTTGCTACCTGCACGGTATCTGGTAAGTCCTGGCTTaccttttgtcctttttctttgcCTTGCCTTTCTAGGACATGCCATGTGCATTgatctttcattttatttatcctCCAGGCACATTCTGATTGTGATAGCTGTGGCCTATGGCAGTACACTAATAGCTTACCTGGATGCCAACTACGAGATACCCTACTCACTGCCCGGACTGCAGTACTGGCCTTGTGATAAATGGGCTGTTGGGCTTCCTCACATTGTCCTGAAGGGCACTACCAAAACACAGAAACGCTGCTAATTACATTAAAgagacatttgacattttgtactGGTACACTCAGCTTCAGTAGTTCATGAAGCCACCAAGAAATCTCACCTAGTGACCCTTACACATCACCACCTTTGGGTGTTTCCGGACCTGtagtttgtttgctctggtctgaatcagtggatgagtttgTAAATTTGTTGTATTTCCCCTTTTGGAAATTCAAGCGACAGACCAAAGTTAGACCGTAAACACAGGAAGGAGGTCCTGAAGGTGTTATCAGTCATTGTCCAGGTTGAACCTTGATGCCACATACCCAGAAGAGAGTGAACCAGATTCAGAATCAACCAGACTAAATGATGCAGGCTTGAAAATGCCCATAACAACAAAATCTGTGATCTGAAGGCATGACCCGCCTTTAAAAGTAGTCTAATAGTCTTTTAATGAACACACCAAAACTAAACGACAACTAAATCTAGATAAATATTGTTGAATAACTCCATGAAAGGACCATTTACAacataatagtaaaaatacatTAGTTTCCTATACATTCAATTAGGATtcaatgacagaaacacaagataaaCATTTTGCATCGATAGATAAAATCAGGTTTGTATTTGACTATACCTGTCATTTATACAGTCACATATACATTCACGTTGATCACCcaacattaatttaaataactgacctttaatttatcttttttaaggcacaattcattgtgttttgagtgttttataataaaaattaggttgggggaaaaaactaatAGAGCCTGAAATCAGCTGATGTTTAGAGTTGACTAATGTTGAACATCTGTGGAGATGTGTATAATGAGGTGAGGTTTCTTGCAAAAGacattttactgtctttttcgAGATGATGACTGTCAAGCATTAAGACGTCAGTCTATAGTCACCTTGAACGACTGAGACAATTAGAagacttgtttgtttgtctctgaCAGTTGCGTATGTATgattatgtatgtatgatgtGTTAAAATCgattgcttttatttattttttaatatatgatatataaatcTGATTCTGCACACGAAAGAATGTatctatgtactgtatgttttcttatcttttcctacaaaaaaaacaaaaaactactgTCATTGTCTTCAGTGCAGCAGTGAAGCACAACAGTGTTTACATTAATATACCTCATCATGTGGTGGTTTCACAGTCAGTCTTCAGGGCCAGCATGAGTTATGATACCTGAAATACATCCATGCATACATCTGAAATAAATCCTTAACTCATAATAACAGTTAagtaatataaagttatatttcTCTGCATATAACTTCAAAATTGCTGCAGTACGTAAGTGAGAACATTGATTGACAGATATATTATCAACATTAAATCCTTCCTCTGAAAATGTGTCCCATTAAGGGCTTGTGAAACAGGATTTTTAAGTGCATTTTGTAGACTGACTTTGCAATTGCAAATGACCGACCACTCATCAATGAACTGTTTAAGGCCCCTTTGTTGGAAAAGGTCCTCATATTTGGTGATGTTTTGAGAATATTCAGGTACATTGTGCCGCCATTCACATGAACTTTCCTGAAGGTTTCAATACATATATCAATGGATCCTTTACACAAAGAAATGCACAAGCATCCTCTGCACTTGAATGTTAAACAGTGACCTCCTGCGGGCTCATGAGATTGAGATTGTTTGTGAGCAACACTGAATGTTAGAATATTAACCCTTGTCAGCGTGATGATGTACTGAGAGCCAGATAACAAATAAGTAAAACAGAATATGTCAGCGTGAtgagaaaattaattatttgtaaCTTTTCAGTGTCCTGTTGTGATAAAAGTTGAATAAACACTGGATGCAGTGGTTCACAAGATCATCAGATGATTAAATTATGTTATATTCTTTGACTTTCTGAAATATATTTCACTTTCTTCAGCCCCTAAAAATCTTTCAAAAAGAGAAATCACTGTTTAGTTGAATTGTTCACAACTCATATCAGTACTAAGGTCATAAACTGTGAtgaggggtaaaaaaaaaaatattaaagggtcacaagccaaaaaatgGGAACAGCTGCTCTAGATTTACTCATTGGAGATAAGTTTTGTGCACATTATCGAAATGTTGAATGAATGACGttgaatgatgatgattatttttttggatATAATGAAACTCTTTTTTTATACTAAAAATTATACTTGTTCTTTTGAAAAACGTGTactattaattataataaacctCCTTACTATGTGTGTTAACTCTGTGGGACGTGGCTTCACTTtgtgtttctccctctctcaacATGAACTGAAAAGGAGGATTTAAAGGTTGATGTCTCAATACAAGTCGGACACCCTTGTGTCAGACAGCTAGGTGGAACCTCTTTTATTCAGCATTGACTGAGAGGCAGGCTGGATCAGTTTGAACGGCAGGGGAAGAAGGGGAGGCATCAAGGCGGTGAGAGAGTGGTGACCTTATGTCCCATAGCTGAGCCCTGATAATCTCACATCAAAGTCTGGCACCGCAGAGACTTGGCTGCAATGGGCCCTCACTCCATGACTCTGTATGAAAGAGATGTCTTCAATCAAAAGATACACTGCTGGTTTTTTTTCAggtgaaacatttgaaatggGACCAGTAGACAGGGCCATTTGAGGCCTCGAGAGCTCATTGTGGAGTGGtgacacaaaaaaatgcatggTGCTGGTTAGGAgcttttttaatgcttttaactAATTATACTGACATTCAAGCATTTGATTTTCAGTGGTTGTGGAGGACACATagcaatattatattataaatactgtatattttattaaaagtacAAGACCTGGCTTTTAAAATCCTAATGACATGTTATCAGTGTCAGTGTTATACAATTTGAAGACCATTCAAAGAGCACTTTAAACATTGTAACTGGTGGAAGTGGAGCTCATTTTGAATGCTTCATTTAATGTTGGATAGTTTAATTTGCAACAATGACTCATatgttagaaataaaataaatgtcctGAGGTAAAACAACAGTCATAACAGCCCATATAAACAGTAAAAGAGGttttctgttcatactggctattaaaagatgtgctttcaatgtaagcaATGGGGCTAAAATCCACAATGTGCCCACACAGTcagtttgtgcaaaaatgcatttaatagttcatctgaagcttatatgagtctGAGTTAgacatatcaagtggatatctgccacatttacagtctttttagcatcatatttcctctttgtgtttccttggacagtgtttccctgttgagctgcagtggaagattagtaacaaaaagaggaactaaGGCACTAAAAAGgttaacgttgaaagatatctacttgatttgaataatttggATAGCTGAattttcatattagcttcagataaacttttaaatacagtttcgCATAAAaggagggctgtggattttggcccacgtcacttacaatgtaagtgtgttatgaagggatcttctaatggttaGCATGAAAGAGGGAAAGATTATGGCAGGGGCCGAGCTAGGGGGCCGAGCAGGTTCTGGGGCTGCAGCcctgaatgttttctcaaaTACCCTGaatctattaaaaaataaaaataaaaatctggtTGAAGTGAGCTTTTCTGAGCAGTGACTCCAACGAGCTGCTCAATGAATCTGAGTGAGTTTATAATGATTGTGATTTAAagtgaaacttctgaagacatttcagtctAGGCAGTGTAACTGGGTgaattgtaattaaaaatgtatgttatatttttctgtttccctttttttttttactttttttttttttttttacatatacaaaGAATCATCATGGGTGTTACAGTTCAAATCAAAGTATTCTTTTACTCATACATCATGGTTTAATGTCATACTATTCAAGGTGCATACACAATCCATTTTTCCCAGTGTTCAGTACATTTTTCCAACTGaagtcttaaaacaaaagtaagTCTCTCCATACAGTAAATTTCTTGAATGATCCCACGCCACTTGTCCAATGTTGGAGGATCTAGCTGCAACCATTTCCTAGTTATAGCTTTCCTACTACTTGCCAAAAGTATCTTCAATAAGTATTTATCCTTCTGTAGGACTGTTTCCGGTATTTTACCGAGATACAAAGTAACAAAAGAGAAATCTAAATCCACcccaattattttatttatctcgGTAGCCACCTCCCCCCAGAATGACTGGATTTTCGGACAGgcccaaaaaacataaaagtgatTGGCCATAGAGGTTCCACATTGTCTCCAACAGAAGCCTCGGCTCTGTGTGCCTGTTTGCAGTGCTGTTATTTTAGGAGTTATAAAAAATCTCACTACATTCTTCCAGCCGAACTCTCTTAACGATCTTGAGTTTTCAGTGGTCGCTTGTGTCTCGCATATTTTCATCCTGATCTCTTctgatatttgtgtttctgactCCTTCTCCCATTTTTGTTTAATGGATATCGTAGAATGATTTTTAGAGGCTTGTATACTTCCATATATTCTTGAGACCAACTTcttattgtctttctttttgtatgCATCATGAAATATAGAAATCAAATTGTATTCCTTCACCTCTttgatttgtaattttttattgtaataGTCTCTGACTTGCAGGTATCTATAAAAGTCCTGCTTTTCCAGTGCAAATGTGTCTGAAAGTGACTCATAACTCTGAAATGTTCTGTTTGAGATGAGGGAACAGAAAGACGTAATACCTGTAATAGCCCACTGTTTAAAGCCCCCGTCCAATCTAGCAGGTTAAAATTCTGGATCATATGCTACCCAATTCAAGACCCTAGTCTGTTTCTCTATTTTTAACTTCTTCAAAACCTTAAACCATAGCTGAAGTGTGAATAAAGTCCATTGATTCAAGCTGTTATAATGTCTTTCAGCTTGGCTTTTATTTCCTATTACAGATTGTATGGGAATTTTTATCTGTGTAATTTAAAAGCATTTCCATTTATTCTGTTTCCCTTTTGAAGGccttattgtttgtttatttatctctATGTGTCTTctttttggattttgtttttattaaggACCACAATAAATCACCACCTCTACTACtgatgtttgcagtagtcatacagTTCAGTCTGCGTATGTGAACCATCCAAAAAATATTGGCTCTGGCTTTGGATGCTCTGAGCTTAGTCCTAGATCTCGTCAACTCCTAAATCCGCCCCTGGATTATGGtagggaaaaaaattaaaaaatgttttaattttcaattggacacctgactgaccaaatacctcaaaataATACTTCAACTTGAGAAAATGTAGTTAGTTACTTTACATCACTGCTTTTCAGCAAGTAGCCTAAGTTATTATTAAGGTTTTATGAGAGAATCAGGTCTCTAATAGCAGCAGCAAAGTATAATCAAACCCATcaattaataatcaattaacATCAAATTCATTTTCCAATTAAAATAGGAGTGTACCTGTGCAAAATTCTTTGTTTCAATGTGTGTGCTTTAACTTCTGTATATGCCTAAGCCTCTGGTAGAGACATTTGTAAAGTGACCTTTGTGAACTCAGAGAAGACACCTGGTAGCAGAATTGACTGTGTGTAATTTGTTAGAATGTCAGCAAATGTTGAGCAGTTTTCATTGGTtggtttatttactttattactttGTTACTTTATTACTTGATTACTGTATtgctttattatttcattacttTATTACCTTCTCTTCTTCAAATTTCCCCCAGAGGATACAGTATAAAAGTTGGTCCCTCTCCACATGCTGCATGAGTGAAGAGTAAAGAGATTGATTCATCACACCGTGTTTGTAATTCTTCAGAGAAACATCAGCTCTTACACATTTAGTAAGAATTTCTTCTTCAACAGAGATGTACACATTGGGAAAAGCTTGTTGCGATGGAGAAAACCACCAGAAATGTATATATGGGCCATTGACGTGGTGCAACCCAGTGTAAACAGtctttttcataaaaatctgattatacaaaggaaaataaatgtgaactaaaatgtggaacaaatataatccacttttgcaatgtaacactatgtttttttaaacaaattttacataatttgtcaaaagTTATTTAGATAAATTGGTTGTTTTTAGTATATGTCCTGCTCAATGTtgacaaaatgcattaaaatgtacatatagAAATAATCCgaattgtttatttcatttgatgttttaaaatgaagtaattatttgtctGCACTTAAAtgcactgtaggtggataaaatacttaatatttaccattcttttgtggttacaccatttggcattttcaggagcattcagtcttatttttgtttttgttttttaaaaaggtgcaaatgtcattttgaaatgacataaaaccaacagaaagacaacatgtacatttgaacaaacctgatgctgcttttaagacaatttttaaaagatttttttgtcacTGATATGCAGCTGTGGTAGAGTGCTGTGATTGGCTTTTCCCCTCTCCCTGATTGGCTTAGAGACCTGTGTCACTGCCCGATTTCCGGAGCTGCCCGATTTGCTGTACGGACAGTCTGCGCATGCGCGAACGAGCCGCCATCTTGTATGgtaaatccatccatccatccatcttcttccgcttatccggggtcgggtcgcgggggtaGCAGCCttagcagggaaacccagacttccctctccccagccacttcgtccagctcttcccgggggatcccgaggcgttcccaggccagccgagagacatagtctctccagcgtgtcctgggtcttccccggggtctcctactgatgggacgtgccctgaacacctcacccgggaggcgtccgggaggcatcctaactagatgcctgagccacctcaactggctcttctcaacgcggaggagcagcgggtctactccgagctcctcccggatgaccgagcttctcaccctatctctaagggagagcccagccaccctacggaggaagctcatttcggccgcttgtacccgcgatctcgttctttcggtcactacccaaagctcatgaccataggtgagggtaggaacgaagatcgactggtaaattgagagcttcgcctttcggcttagctctctcttcaccacgacggatctgtgcagagtccgcattactgcagacgccgcaccgatccgcctgtcgatctcccgctccatccttccctcactcgtgaacaagatcccgaggtacttgaactcctccacttggggcaggatctcatccccgacccggagagtgcactccacccttttccggctgaggaccatggactcggatttggaggtgctgattctcatcccggccgcttcacactcggcggcgaactgatccagtgagagttggaggttgaaaccggaacccctcaacgccctggctgcgcctagaattcctgtccataaaaattatgaacaggatcggtgacaaagggcagccctggcggagtccaacccccaccggaaacgagtccgacctactaccagctatgcggaccaagctctgacaacggtcgtacagggaacggacggcccgtatcagggggtccgataccccgtactcccgtagaaccccccacaggaccccccgagggacacggtcgaatgccttttccaagtccacaaagcacatgtggactggttgggcaaactcccatgcaccctcaaggatcccgcagagggtgtagagctggtccacagttccacgacccggacgaaaaccacattgctcctcctgaatccgaggttcgactatccgacggaccctcctctccagtacccccgaatagaccttaccagggaggctgaggagtgtgatccccctatagttggaacacaccctccggtcccccttcttaaaaagagggaccaccaccccagtctgccaatccagaggcactgcccccgatgtccacgcgatgttgcagagtcgtgtcaaccatgacagccccacaacatccagggccttgaggaactccgggcggatctcgtccacccccggggccctgCCACCAAG
The Scomber scombrus chromosome 8, fScoSco1.1, whole genome shotgun sequence DNA segment above includes these coding regions:
- the acer1 gene encoding alkaline ceramidase 1 yields the protein MAGVFSYESSEIDWCEDNYKHSEHVVEYFNTISSFVFFIISPIMLYLLHPYAKERNLAIHIVWIMMIFVGLFSAYFHMTLSFVGQMLDELSILWVLAMGYSIWFPRKLFPSFIKDRSTFSRLVLVIAIITTLSSFVKPTANAYALNCFGLHLLYTLAVEMRCCTDQKVLRLAKLSVALWVLAISCWISDRFGCSFWQRLNFCYLHGIWHILIVIAVAYGSTLIAYLDANYEIPYSLPGLQYWPCDKWAVGLPHIVLKGTTKTQKRC